A window of Panicum virgatum strain AP13 chromosome 8K, P.virgatum_v5, whole genome shotgun sequence contains these coding sequences:
- the LOC120645101 gene encoding disease resistance protein RGA2-like, which translates to MAAVAAMVPYVKNLIAGMAKEEVNMLLGVSGEITKLEDNTESIKAFLADAERRRVTEKSIQRWVNKLKNAMYDATDILDLCQLKADKRRESEDGSMDKKAPSCCQSLLFCLRNPVFAHKIGSRIKDLNQRLDDIRKGADQFNFNIMFGSYQDRRMTSQTEHSSRKAMSEFDESAIVGKNVENDMKFLIQELIIDDNNNDNNIKVVSISGMGGIGKTTLAQKIFKETTIQKNFKTKIWLSIGKHFDDAELLKSALKHAGRDLGEERDISRLVWNLTDALSASKFLVVMDDIWSDEAWSNVLCIPIRNASRNKPGSRVLVTTRSKDLVLKMGESFHQHHVSPLDEEDAWSLLKKQLTPNQVVGIEQLKNIGMDILKKCDGLPLAIKVIGGLLSTRYPSEREWKAVLDSPAWSVGGLPEQLDNRLYLSYEDLSPQLKQCFLYCSLFPKGAIIIQQVITPMWISEGFIQPLGASSSLHDGCGGLEDIAIQYYRELINRNLIEPTKEHSFTGYWCTMHDVVRSFAEHMTRDESLVVVDDKQACTTLRGGSSSMLVRRLSLGRTITLADWAVLQRRKSLRTLIIGCRLNLKSGDMLGSFSSLRVLCIRSLHLDRLVASLSKLKHLRYLHLEDTDVSRLPEDIHKMKFLLHMYLLNCKKLGHLPSSITKLVHLTSLALNGTNISAVPKGFGGLSNLTSLYGFPVHVDDMDAGSSSWCSLQELAPLSQLRDLTLHGLEKVPACWMAEKAMISSKAHLNNLELNYNNQEANEKQQQEEVLEKLCPPTCIENIRVLGGYVGCHLPNWMCAPASVEFKSLRYLTLQDLPCCTHLPDGLGCLPSLEYLDITNAPAVKRIGPEFQASLAPSASAAHPPFPKLGWLQLVWLCEWEEWDWNNDGCEEQQSDAKSVIAMPYLEGLYIRNCKLRCLPPGLANSKRHALRELYLYKITNLVSVENFPTIVKLDVIDCPDLKRINGLLMLHKIRIIRCPNVEVLEGVPALDSLVLEDATMEALPGYLRGVNPRYLNLGCSKKLWESLSSPGSSEWNKINHIGKHNIVLLED; encoded by the exons ATGGCCGCCGTCGCTGCCATGGTACCATACGTGAAGAATCTGATTGCGGGCATGGCAAAAGAAGAGGTGAACATGTTGTTGGGCGTATCCGGCGAGATCACCAAGCTGGAGGACAACACGGAAAGCATCAAAGCCTTCCTGGCGGATGCTGAGAGGAGGCGCGTCACCGAGAAGAGCATCCAAAGATGGGTGAACAAGCTCAAGAATGCCATGTACGACGCCACCGATATCCTAGACCTGTGCCAACTCAAGGCTGACAAGAGGAGGGAATCTGAAGATGGCAGCATGGACAAGAAGGCTCCTAGTTGCTGCCAGTCATTGCTCTTCTGCCTGCGGAATCCTGTGTTCGCGCACAAGATTGGCAGCCGCATCAAAGATCTGAACCAGCGTCTTGATGACATCCGCAAGGGGGCTGATCAGTTCAACTTTAATATCATGTTTGGTTCTTATCAAGACAGGAGGATGACCAGCCAAACTGAACACTCCAGCCGCAAGGCAATGTCAGAGTTTGATGAGTCAGCCATTGTTGGGAAGAATGTCGAGAATGATATGAAGTTTCTTATCCAAGAACTAATCATTGATGACaacaacaacgacaacaacatCAAGGTAGTTTCCATATCTGGCATGGGTGGCATCGGAAAGACCACCCTTGCCCAGAAGATCTTCAAAGAGACAACCATCCAAAAGAACTTCAAAACTAAGATATGGCTGAGCATTGGCAAGCATTTTGACGATGCTGAGTTACTGAAGTCTGCACTCAAACATGCTGGCAGAGATCTTGGTGAGGAGAGAGACATCTCCCGCCTTGTATGGAACCTCACTGACGCCTTGTCAGCGAGCAAGTTCCTGGTGGTGATGGATGACATTTGGAGTGATGAAGCATGGAGTAATGTACTTTGTATTCCAATCAGAAATGCTAGCCGGAATAAACCGGGGAGTAGGGTCCTTGTCACTACAAGATCAAAAGACTTAGTTTTAAAAATGGGAGAATCCTTCCACCAACATCATGTCAGCCCGTTAGACGAGGAGGATGCCTGGTCCCTGCTCAAGAAACAATTGACACCTAATCAG GTAGTCGGAATTGAGCAGCTGAAAAATATCGGGATGGATATTCTTAAAAAGTGTGACGGCTTACCCCTTGCAATTAAAGTGATCGGAGGACTGCTAAGCACGAGGTACCCAAGCGAGCGTGAGTGGAAGGCTGTTTTGGACAGTCCCGCATGGTCAGTAGGTGGACTGCCTGAGCAACTGGACAACCGGCTCTACTTGAGCTATGAGGATTTGTCTCCCCAGCTGAAGCAGTGCTTTCTATACTGCTCACTCTTCCCTAAAGGTGCAATAATTATACAACAAGTAATTACTCCAATGTGGATCAGTGAAGGATTTATTCAACCTCTGGGTGCGAGTAGCAGTTTGCACGATGGGTGTGGTGGGTTAGAAGACATAGCAATCCAGTACTACCGAGAGCTAATCAACAGGAATCTCATAGAACCTACAAAAGAACATTCTTTCACAGGATATTGGTGCACCATGCATGACGTGGTCCGCTCCTTTGCTGAACACATGACAAGAGACGAATCTCTGGTGGTGGTTGATGACAAGCAAGCTTGTACTACACTTCgtggtggcagcagcagcatgctTGTCCGTCGCCTCTCACTAGGAAGGACCATAACACTAGCAGACTGGGCTGTTTTGCAAAGGCGGAAGTCACTTAGGACACTGATTATAGGTTGTAGATTAAACTTGAAGTCTGGTGATATGCTAGGTAGTTTCTCTAGTCTGCGGGTACTGTGCATACGCTCTTTACATTTAGATAGGTTGGTTGCCTCTCTATCGAAGCTGAAGCACCTAAGGTACCTTCACTTAGAGGATACAGATGTGTCTAGGCTACCAGAAGACATCCACAAGATGAAGTTTCTACTGCACATGTACCTTCTCAATTGTAAGAAGTTGGGCCATCTACCTAGCAGCATCACAAAACTTGTCCATTTAACAAGTCTAGCACTAAATGGCACGAATATCAGTGCCGTGCCTAAGGGGTTTGGTGGCTTATCAAATCTGACGTCACTTTATGGGTTCCCGGTACACGTGGACGACATGGATGCTGGCAGCAGCAGCTGGTGCAGTTTGCAAGAGCTGGCACCTCTTTCTCAGCTTAGGGATCTCACACTACATGGCCTTGAGAAGGTGCCTGCCTGCTGGATGGCTGAGAAGGCCATGATTAGCAGCAAGGCCCACCTCAACAATCTAGAGCTGAACTATAATAATCAGGAGGCCAACgagaagcagcagcaggaggaggtcTTGGAAAAGCTCTGCCCTCCGACCTGCATTGAGAATATACGTGTGTTAGGGGGGTACGTTGGTTGCCACCTACCCAACTGGATGTGCGCACCAGCATCGGTGGAGTTTAAGAGCCTGAGGTATTTGACGCTGCAGGACCTGCCTTGCTGCACACATCTCCCAGACGGACTGGGTTGCCTCCCAAGTTTGGAATATCTTGACATCACAAATGCACCAGCCGTCAAACGAATTGGGCCTGAATTCCAAGCCTCCTTGGCTCCATCGGCATCGGCGGCACATCCTCCGTTTCCTAAACTGGGATGGCTGCAACTGGTATGGCTTTGTGAGTGGGAGGAATGGGATTGGAACAACGACGGTTGTGAGGAGCAGCAGAGTGATGCGAAATCCGTTATAGCCATGCCTTATCTTGAGGGACTATACATAAGaaactgcaagctgaggtgtcTTCCACCAGGGCTCGCCAACAGCAAGAGGCATGCTCTGAGGGAACTGTACCTGTACAAAATCACCAACCTGGTATCCGTGGAGAACTTTCCTACTATTGTGAAACTTGACGTGATCGACTGCCCCGATCTCAAGAGGATCAACGGCCTCTTGATGTTGCACAAGATCAGGATCATCCGCTGCCCGAACGTGGAGGTGCTGGAAGGTGTCCCAGCACTTGATAGCCTTGTGCTGGAGGACGCCACCATGGAGGCTCTTCCAGGATACCTGCGAGGTGTGAACCCAAGGTATCTCAATCTGGGTTGCAGCAAGAAGCTGTGGGAATCCTTGTCATCACCAGGTAGCTCCGAGTGGAACAAGATCAACCATATCGGAAAACACAATATTGTCTTGTTGGAAGATTGA